A segment of the Trifolium pratense cultivar HEN17-A07 linkage group LG7, ARS_RC_1.1, whole genome shotgun sequence genome:
CTTGGTCATTTTGTTAACTTGTAAGGactatattaaataataaaaaattcaaagactAAGTAATAAGTGATATGATTGatgaacatattttttttttgaatgacatATGATTCATGAACTAATTTGTGATATAGTTAACGGACTAGTTCCATGGTAAATCAATAGATATAAGTTTTGCATAAGACATAATtcaaaattggaatttttttgcCCAATCCAAATTTCAACAGCCGAATCGATAATTTACTCAATATTAAAACGATCGAGTGGCTAATTGGGTTAAAGTAAGgtcaactcatgatcaatagcataATATTTGATGGCTATTTTGTAGTATATTTTGAATCTAAACAGAAATTAAGAACTCATATTACTAcacaaataaagaattaataaTACACATCATGAACCATATTTCTTCATTATCCGTATATATATTTCAAAGGAAGAAGATTAAAGCTTCTTAATTCATATTCATAATTTTCATCGATCTCCAAAATCACTCCAAAAGTAACACAAGCTTTGATTTGAACGCACAATTATATTCTAAAAACTCTCACATAtactatatttaatttgtaGCATTATAAtacataattaatatatatattatcactTACCATTTTTCTTCCCTTTACCAGTCCTTCTCCTGCTGGTGGTGCCGGCGACACCATCATGGCGGAGATTACCATCGTTAAACACCAACGGTAAATCGTTGGCATCTTCACCATCTTCTTCAGTAGCGATGCGGATACAAGAGCAACGATTTAAAGAAGCAAAAAAAGCCATTGTAACACCATTAATGAACCACATAGCCACCCCATCAAGTTTTCCACTGCAATTACTTGCAGAAGAGGTTTGACTTGATGAGTCACGGACTCTGAAGGACTGATCAGAAggatttgatgatgatgatcggAAATTGAAGAAACTTGTGCAGGTGGAAGAGGTAGTAGTGGCTGCCATATGGAATTGTGCTGAAATGGACAGAGCAAGAGCAGAGATAGATATATGAAGGAATGAAATAAGAGTTTTAATTAAGAAGCTTCAGAGTTTTGTATGTGATGTGAATAATGGATTATAGGCTCTAGCTAATTAAGTTTAATTATACTTTAATCGCAACTTGTTTCCGGCATCATTACCGTTTGTGcaaatttccttttatttattcacaattcattttatttttttaatattttcaccACCGGTATCCGGTCCACTGAACTgtctaatctgattcgggaTCAGCTGTGACATAAAATAGTTTTCACCACCGGTATCCGGCTCACTGGATCGTCTAAAAATGTGTAGAGAGTTTTGTATTTagaaacaattattattatttttttaaaatttcgaCTCTTGATACGAATAAGTGGATGACCAGAGTTCAAACCCGacccttgcatatataatgtaatattcTACTAATTTTATATAGAATATAATTGAAGACAAATGAACAAGTATTAAAGACACCTATAAACATGAAAAATGTCAACAAAACACTCTCTAACtcatttttattagttattacaGTATTCgttaaatttcacataggtTTCATAAAATTTATGAGATTCACATTCACATGATTTAATGGGGTGTATGAGTGTTAAAGAGTGTTGCAAAATATGTGTTAAGGAGTGTGTGTTAACACTCGATATAAATTGGGAAAATTGCACTTTAATTTATGTATTCTTAGTCCCTCCCTCATGTTCATTTTGTTTGagtcagtaatttttttttttttttttgtgtatacAAGAGGGCCATATCAAAAAATTAGGAATACTATGAAATACTAACaaaggagagaaaaaaaaaatcgattatCAAGAAATTCTAACAAGTTTAGGGAAAGAAACGCTATGAGTGTTATCAATTAAACAAATCTTCAATTAATTAGGAATACTatgaaagaatgaaaaaattcCATATTGTACAAGTAAACGCTGAATTTTTCACAATGATCTCCCTCATGTCATGTATGATTGAAATTGATGTGTCAATCCATTTTCACCAACTCTGTTATTATTCGGACCAAAGTTGGTAAAGTGTGATCATCCCTAGGACCATAGCCTCATCAATAATCATGTCAATTAAGACTTAAGAGTCACTCTCCATCAACAACATTTGTGACTCTATCACTCCCATCCTATCTCCATTCCATGCACGTTGTTCGTGTAGTAAAAATTGGACATATTCACAATaataaacaacatataaatttgaaatactcaacaaatattatagagaaaaattaaaataaagttcaTAGAAACTTATCTCTTGTGAGTGTAGTAATTTGATGTCGATAACCGTATAGTAAACAACCACGAATTAGACCTGCAAAATTGTAAAACATGATACAAACCTGAGGCGTGTTGATATCCCAGATATGAATCATATCTGAGGTAAAAAGAACTAGCAAGGATTAATTTAGAACAAGTTGATGTTAAACTCAGAGACTCGATATGTGAGGGTAGAAAATAATGAAACAGTGGTAATTGGTTTTGAGACTGTGAGAACTTTGTTCTGCGTTATTTTTCTGTCTTTTGATGCTATACTGATGTATCAATATATATGGTCATTTGGATTCTTAGGTTCCTAGAATTTTGGCAGCAAAGAgattagggtaaatagtgttatacccccctgcaaaataggcgagttttgcgttaccccctgcaaaatatttttttgagattacccccctgcaatgtcaagattctttgcgttacccccctggcttaacaagtgggcatatgacatggaagaatcttgacgtggcatgacacgtggaaattaatttatttttttatttatttttaattgccaactcattaattaatgtgagtttttaattaaaaaaatgaaaaaaaaaaacttaaaagttgttatatttttatgaacttacttaaaagaaagttttgtttttttttttttgactaaaagttgttattatatatataaaaaaaattcttatatatatatatatatatatatatatataataactaataatagagtaacaaaaaaaaaaaaaacgaagatgaaaaaaaactaataataataatagtaaccaaaaaactaataataataataataactaatattattattagttaaaatatgtgattgcagttttttttttggttatattagttaaaatatgtgattgcagttttttttttggttactctattattattagttattattattattattattattagttttttttcatcttcgtttttttttgttactctattattagttattatatatatatatatatatatatataagaatttttttatatatataataacaacttttagtcaaaaaaaaaacaaaactttcttttaagtaaattcataaaaatataacaacttttaaggtttttttttcatttttttaattgaaaacccacattaattaatgagttggcaattaaaaataaataaaaaataaattaatttccacgtgtcatgccacgtcaagattctttcATGTCATATGCTCACTTGTTAagccagggggtaacgcaaagaatcttgacattgcaggggggtaatctcaaaaaaatattttgcaggggggtaacgcaaaactcgtctattttgcaggggggtataacactatttacccaagAGATTATCATGCTGAGTAGTGGTTTCTATTCATAAGGACTTGATAAAAAACGTGGCTTGACGaaccataataataataataatgacttttgaaatatataatggttattataagaataataataataacacaacattcgtcaaaaaaaataataataataataacacaacAGTTCGCTCATCAAGAGTAAGAGCGTCGTGGCGTCCATTTTATTTAGCACATTCTTTGACCCAACGGCTTGAATAGTCTCGTAAAAGCCATAAATTGGGCTTTCAAACTCCATCGCAATTGAGTTTGATCCAATTATGTTAATCATGCTGCCGATGAGCGTGAATAACTCTAAATGCATGTGAAGGTTATTCTTCTTCAAACGTTTGTCATTTTTATTCTCTTTAGCATAGCAGCAAAAATGGACCCATTGGACTTCTAGGTCAAGCATGATCTACTACATTCATAGGTACCATCAAAATATCATAAAGAGGGGGCACCATAGCACAATGATGATCAATAATGTTCTAGctgatattattaaaaatataatccatgcgagaaaagaataaaaagttaTACAGTCAAAAGAAACTGATCTAATCCATACCTAATTGCACAAGGACAGTGGCAAAACAGTTGAAGAGTGTTTTCTTCCACATTTAGACACTAGAAGCATGCGATATGTGTCGAAGGATTTCTTTTGGGAGATATTCTTGTGTGttataacaattaacaataatatgTTTATGTTTACAATTGTGTAATTCTTTATATTGATTGATGATTGAACCTTCTTTGTCAAATTCTGAAGACACTACTCACCTCCACCGGCATAACCCTCTATAATTGATACCACAATATTCCTGCTTATGGATCATACtaatttgtttatgttttcGAGCCATGTGCCCATAACAATTAAGAAAGTCTCTGCTGTCACTCTCAAATCACCAAACTCCTTTATTTTAGTACTACTTGACATGGataagagcatctccaatgaTAGTCTCCTCTCTCCTTTTTCACTTCCTCCCTCTCCCCTTTTGGCCTTCCTCCCCAACTTCGCTCATAGCGCACAAACAACTCGAAAGATCAGAGCAAATCCAGAGGTACGAGTACGGCAGCCAAGATGCGCAGCAGCCATGAAAGACGAGATCCATGATCAGAATGTTCTCCCTCACCTCAGTCCACTTATCATCTCATTTGGTctgcaattttctttttcttctagtTTTGTGATTTCCCTTTCCcctattttctctctttttttctaCTATTTTCTAATACAGTTGCATCTAGAGCATGTTTCTCTGAGATAATTAAAATGTGTTCTTGTGTTTTAAGAACAACATTGGAGATAGTCTACATACCACACTTTTTCAATCAATCACGACCATAGGCATGATCTAATAACAATTTCTCCATTCCTTTATAGGTGTAAATTTTTAGAAATAACAGGTTAATGTTACGTTAATTGTTCTTTTGTCAATAATACTTCTTAAGTATCTATTAACTACAGAGGGAGAAATATGAGCACTAAGATAATAAATATTCCAATGCATCACATAAAaagtttcataaaaaataagaaattattgATTTGCTTGGTTTGGGCAAATAAccttaaaatgaaataaaaagaaatagagGTATGATGTGGCAGGGTGTATGTATATGATCCCTTTTTTTGAGTTACCCTGTGTATACGCCTATTTAGTTAAGAGGAAAATGAAGATTTAAGGGGAAAGTGAAAATGATACTTCAAAGGTTAGTAAAAGCAACAATTATTTACCTGAATTGAGCACATTAAAGAAAACTTCAAACTCTATTGACATGGTACTGGAATCATTGCCAAAAATAGAAGGCATCTGACCCCTTTGAGTGTAGAGCAGGGAAATGCTGAGGCTCTACAGAGAAAAATCTTTGATTTTAAAGATTTAGGTACCCATGAGCTGCATCACTGATTCAACAGAAGTGATTAAACAGGGAAGTCCTTCAACTGAATAGAGTGATTGCATTAAACAAAACGTGAAACTCTTTTGCACTGTCCTACAATCATTGCAATAAACAGAATGCACCTATGATTCTATTCCATTTTAAAGTGTACAACAGTTAAGAATACCGAGGCTAATGGCTATACAGGGAAAACACTCTGATTTTAATGATTAGTTACTCGTATCCAATGTTATCGATGGTGGAGAGTAAAACATCATCCGACATATGGCACCCCCATCCTTCACAAATGGCCATATCGGTTTTCCAAAAATCCACCACTGATATCCGCCATGGCAGATATTTGACAACTCTGAGTGTATCATTGCTTCAACAGAAGTGACAATATGGAAAACAATTCAAGATGATGAATTGTAAACCTAATCCCCATAGATATATTAGAAATTGGGCTTATAGCTAACCCAACCCCACAAAATCAACTTACAAGCTGCAAACTACCAAGTCTTATAACCACTACAAAGATCATACCTCTAGGCAACGTGGGACTAAACTGTAGCACAATGATGCTATAATTAAGGCAGGATCTCCAACACGCCCCTTCACACataggcccaatgggcctgggGTGTACAAGCTCCTGTACACGCCCCTGTACACAACACCGACACCCAACAACATATCAAGTacaagctctgataccatgtgtaaaaatatttggGCTTATTATTCAATTGAGTAAAGTGTACTAGCACTAATCTAACTAAATAGAGTACACTCTACCTATTGGACCTGATTAAAAGTCCAAATACAATAATcactaattattaaaaaatataaggcTAATAACTagaaatacaaaaatattagataTTTACAACATACCGTTGCAGAATAAAGATGCATGAAACAGGAATATACtgataaataataatacatatTAACAATGATGTATAGAATGTATTAAGTATATGCTTGTGATATCTTATGATAGAGTATATCAAGTTACCTTAAACATTGACAAAACCAAAGTCTCGGTGCATAAAGATTAGGGATTCCCAACAGAAAGAAACGGATTAATGCTCATTACTTAACCATAGGAGAAGCTAAACTCACCTAACTACATCAAGAATCTTGAAATTACTTGGATTGAGATGCATTCCCAGCCATAAGTTTCAGTTGGCAGTTGCAGAAAGTCAAATCTGCTATATGATCTCaaatttatagacaaaaaaaaggaaggaaaaCATTGTCAATCAATTGCAATTTCAATTTATCAGTTACAAACCGACAAATCGATTCAAAACTTCTTTTTGAATGGTGAATAAGATTATGAGGACTGCGGAGGCAGGGTAAAATGGAAAACTTATTCATACACTGCTgcagtaaaaaaaacataacaccACTGTAGCCAAGAAATCAACATATTTACGTTAGATCAAAATCATAAGGTTCACGTTGTGCCCTTATTAAACTGAATTTATATCTATCCAACAGAGCTATTTCTTGACTGCAACAATGTGTGATTCTTAGACTATAGGGAATCCACAATCCATATTAACTTACTATAAATATCACAATGGTATTTCATTTCCAGAAAACAGTGTAAATTATTGTTTCTTCCTGACGAGTTATGTTTCATTGCATCCAGAGCCAAAGCAACATGAATATAAGCAATAAAGATGGCTCAAACCATTCATTTTTGGGTATGGAAAAAGGCTAAAAGAGGTGGAGTAATTTACAGATTACATTGACTAGTTATTTCATCCATTGAATTATGAccttaattaacaattggaaatCTCAAGAGTGTAAAGATCTATTCTAACTGAAAA
Coding sequences within it:
- the LOC123894270 gene encoding uncharacterized protein LOC123894270 → MAATTTSSTCTSFFNFRSSSSNPSDQSFRVRDSSSQTSSASNCSGKLDGVAMWFINGVTMAFFASLNRCSCIRIATEEDGEDANDLPLVFNDGNLRHDGVAGTTSRRRTGKGKKNGK